The proteins below come from a single Prochlorococcus marinus CUG1415 genomic window:
- the radA gene encoding DNA repair protein RadA, translated as MSSKLSTFICQNCGTETSQYFGKCLNCNSWNSIVEEIKSKSSTYKTIKNSKKAIPFNEISSQKISRFTTGFKEFDRVLGGGIVPGSVVLLGGEPGIGKSTIVLQSAGQISLNKKVLYVTAEESLEQVKIRWERLNQNSIDLKIFAETNLSLIIEEIKSVNPSFAIIDSIQAIHNHEMESSPGSVSQVRACSSELQNLAKNNNIALLVIGHVTKDGALAGPKTLEHLVDVVINFEGDNISSHRLLRGIKNRFGSTFEIGIFEMLEEGLREINNPSSIFTNKENISGVTTTITNEGTRPFAVDIQALVNKTFYSNPRRTTTGISINRLHQILAVIEKHVGIKLSEFDCYVATGGGFEINDPSSDLGVAISIISSLKNIPPLASSSFIGELGLSGQVRKSNNLRTKIEEAARLGIKNIVVPILEEDRNNFKNLINIKEISNIKEAVEYALLK; from the coding sequence ATGTCTAGCAAATTGTCAACTTTTATTTGTCAAAATTGTGGAACTGAAACTTCTCAATACTTTGGGAAATGCCTTAATTGCAACTCATGGAATTCCATTGTTGAAGAAATTAAAAGCAAGAGTTCTACATATAAAACAATAAAAAATAGTAAGAAAGCTATACCATTTAATGAAATTTCATCTCAAAAAATTTCAAGATTTACCACTGGATTCAAGGAATTTGATAGAGTTCTTGGAGGTGGGATAGTCCCTGGATCTGTTGTTCTACTAGGAGGAGAGCCAGGTATAGGTAAAAGCACAATCGTTCTTCAATCAGCAGGACAAATATCTCTCAATAAGAAAGTTTTATACGTTACTGCAGAAGAATCTTTAGAACAAGTAAAAATCAGATGGGAAAGATTAAATCAAAATAGTATTGATTTGAAAATTTTTGCAGAAACTAATTTATCCCTAATTATTGAAGAGATCAAAAGTGTAAATCCAAGTTTTGCAATTATTGATAGTATCCAAGCTATCCATAATCATGAGATGGAAAGTTCGCCAGGATCAGTTTCTCAAGTTAGAGCTTGTTCATCTGAATTACAAAATCTGGCTAAAAACAATAATATTGCACTTCTAGTAATTGGTCATGTTACTAAAGATGGGGCTTTAGCTGGTCCAAAAACTCTAGAGCATTTAGTTGATGTAGTAATAAACTTTGAAGGAGATAATATTTCCTCACATAGATTACTAAGAGGTATAAAAAATCGATTTGGATCGACCTTTGAAATCGGAATTTTTGAAATGCTTGAAGAAGGACTAAGAGAGATAAACAATCCAAGTTCAATCTTTACAAATAAAGAAAATATTTCAGGAGTAACAACTACGATTACTAATGAAGGTACTAGGCCATTCGCAGTAGATATTCAAGCTCTGGTAAATAAAACTTTTTATAGTAACCCAAGACGAACCACAACTGGAATTAGCATCAACAGATTACATCAAATTCTAGCTGTTATTGAAAAACACGTGGGTATTAAATTATCTGAATTTGATTGTTATGTAGCTACTGGAGGTGGTTTTGAGATAAATGATCCTTCATCTGACTTAGGTGTAGCAATATCAATTATATCAAGTTTAAAAAATATCCCTCCTTTAGCGAGTAGCTCATTTATTGGAGAATTGGGTTTGAGCGGTCAAGTGAGAAAATCGAATAACCTTCGAACAAAGATAGAAGAGGCTGCAAGACTAGGGATCAAAAATATCGTGGTACCAATATTAGAGGAGGATCGAAATAATTTTAAAAATTTAATCAATATCAAAGAAATTTCTAATATTAAAGAAGCAGTTGAGTATGCCTTATTAAAGTAA
- the rpaB gene encoding response regulator transcription factor RpaB, which produces MALSSQTKETILVADDEASIRRILETRLSMIGYKVVTACDGKEAIKLFKDYEPDLVVLDVMMPKLDGYGVCQELRKDSDVPIVMLTALGDVADRITGLELGADDYVVKPFSPKELEARIRCVLRRIDKDQIPGMPNSGLILVTDIKIDTNRRQVFKSDERIRLTGMEFSLLELLVSRSGEPFSRGEILKEVWGYTPERHVDTRVVDVHISRLRSKLEADPANPELILTARGTGYLFQRIVDIAPFDGK; this is translated from the coding sequence ATGGCGTTATCTAGTCAAACTAAAGAAACAATACTTGTCGCAGATGATGAGGCAAGTATTAGAAGAATTCTGGAGACGCGTCTCTCCATGATTGGTTACAAAGTTGTAACTGCATGTGATGGTAAAGAAGCAATAAAGTTATTTAAAGATTATGAGCCTGATTTAGTAGTACTTGATGTAATGATGCCAAAGTTAGATGGTTATGGTGTTTGTCAAGAATTAAGAAAAGATTCTGATGTTCCAATTGTTATGTTAACTGCATTAGGAGATGTTGCAGATAGGATAACAGGTTTAGAATTAGGGGCTGATGATTATGTAGTAAAACCATTCAGTCCTAAGGAATTAGAAGCTAGAATTAGGTGCGTTTTACGAAGAATTGATAAAGACCAAATTCCTGGGATGCCTAATTCAGGATTAATTTTGGTTACTGATATAAAAATTGATACAAATCGAAGACAAGTTTTTAAAAGCGATGAGAGAATCAGATTAACTGGTATGGAATTTAGTCTTTTAGAGCTTTTGGTAAGTAGGTCAGGAGAGCCATTTAGTAGAGGAGAGATTTTAAAAGAGGTTTGGGGATATACACCCGAGAGACATGTAGATACAAGAGTCGTCGATGTACACATATCAAGATTAAGATCTAAACTTGAGGCTGATCCAGCAAATCCTGAATTGATATTAACCGCAAGAGGTACAGGATATCTTTTTCAGCGAATTGTAGATATTGCTCCTTTTGATGGTAAATAA
- the plsX gene encoding phosphate acyltransferase PlsX yields the protein MGKETVQKINKSRAIRRLVIWYKRNSAVTSIVDTAASSAVTASNVAGNVVSSAGSVVSTASNVAGNVAGNVVSSAESVVNTASTVVSNASSLARNTLQPLVFDPLKRLQNSDNILDKGYDTQSKRIWIAVDGMGGDYAPGPILEGCLDAISRFPINIKFVGKIDKVKNAADKIGLLQSLEKEIENNRLELIDSGEPIGMNEEATAVRKKKNASINVAMDLVKNNKAQAVYSAGNSGAMMASAIFRIGRLKGIERPAIGALFPTRDQTRPVLVLDVGANTDCKPSYLHQFALLGNIYAKDVLQVKKPRIGLLNIGEEECKGNDLSLKTFQLLSTEKSLDFGGNCEGRDVLSGSFDVVVCDGFTGNILLKFLESVGGVLLDILRSELPRGRRGKVGSAFLKSNLIRIKKRLDHAEHGGALLLGVNGICVIGHGSSKSLSVVSALRLAHSAVNHDVMANLNQLQKLQVLNS from the coding sequence ATGGGGAAAGAAACTGTACAGAAAATTAATAAGTCCAGAGCTATCAGAAGATTAGTTATTTGGTATAAAAGAAACTCGGCTGTAACTTCAATAGTAGATACTGCAGCTAGTTCTGCAGTAACGGCGAGTAATGTTGCTGGTAACGTAGTTTCTAGTGCTGGATCTGTAGTAAGCACAGCTAGTAATGTTGCAGGTAATGTTGCAGGTAATGTAGTTTCAAGCGCTGAGTCTGTTGTGAATACTGCAAGTACCGTAGTTTCAAATGCTAGTTCATTGGCTAGGAATACATTACAGCCATTGGTTTTTGACCCATTAAAAAGATTACAAAATAGCGATAATATTTTAGATAAAGGGTATGACACGCAATCTAAGAGAATTTGGATCGCTGTTGATGGTATGGGTGGAGATTATGCTCCTGGCCCAATTCTCGAGGGTTGCCTTGACGCTATAAGTAGATTTCCGATAAATATCAAGTTTGTTGGCAAAATTGACAAAGTTAAAAATGCAGCAGATAAAATTGGTTTATTACAATCGCTTGAAAAAGAAATAGAAAATAATCGTCTTGAATTAATTGATAGTGGAGAGCCTATAGGGATGAATGAAGAAGCTACTGCAGTGAGAAAAAAGAAAAACGCAAGTATAAATGTTGCTATGGATTTAGTAAAAAATAATAAAGCCCAAGCTGTTTATTCAGCTGGTAATTCGGGAGCGATGATGGCTTCTGCTATATTTAGAATTGGTAGATTGAAAGGGATTGAGAGACCAGCTATAGGCGCATTATTTCCAACAAGGGATCAAACTCGCCCTGTATTAGTTTTAGATGTTGGTGCAAATACTGATTGTAAACCCTCTTATCTACATCAGTTTGCTCTTCTCGGGAATATTTATGCAAAAGATGTTTTACAAGTTAAAAAACCAAGAATTGGTCTTTTAAATATTGGAGAAGAAGAATGCAAAGGTAATGATTTATCCCTAAAAACATTTCAATTACTATCTACTGAAAAAAGTTTAGATTTTGGAGGAAATTGTGAGGGTCGAGATGTATTGTCAGGTAGTTTCGATGTAGTCGTATGTGATGGTTTTACCGGCAATATATTATTAAAATTTCTTGAGTCTGTGGGAGGTGTTTTATTAGATATTTTGAGATCTGAACTGCCAAGAGGGAGAAGGGGTAAAGTTGGTTCAGCTTTTTTAAAAAGTAATTTAATCAGAATTAAAAAAAGGTTAGATCATGCCGAACATGGAGGAGCCTTATTACTTGGGGTAAATGGTATTTGCGTGATCGGTCATGGTAGCAGTAAGTCCTTATCAGTTGTTAGCGCTCTTCGCTTGGCTCACTCGGCAGTGAATCATGACGTAATGGCAAATTTAAATCAACTTCAAAAGCTTCAAGTTTTAAATTCATAA
- a CDS encoding beta-ketoacyl-ACP synthase III, whose translation MKGIKVNQIGVSFKGIGSYVPDQVLTNQKISQKVDTSDEWIKSRTGISERRISRLEDNVTEMGYEAALNAIEMANWDIKTIDLIVLATSTPHDLFGSAPSIQAKLGAYNAVAFDLTAACSGFLFALITATQFLKGGSFKRAIVIGADQLSSFVDWNDRRSCILFGDGAGALAVEATNEFDNFIGFDMRTDGERGSFLNLPSTNNKDSIIDNIDFLSGGFSPIQMNGQEVYKFAVREVPIILEKLFRNTNYSSDKVDWLVLHQANQRILDSVGDRLKIPREKILSNLEKYGNTSAATIPLMMDEAIRNNRIKQNDIIASSGFGAGLSWGAALIRWG comes from the coding sequence TTGAAAGGAATAAAAGTTAACCAGATTGGAGTCTCATTTAAAGGAATTGGCAGTTATGTACCTGATCAAGTACTAACCAATCAAAAAATTAGTCAAAAGGTAGATACAAGTGATGAATGGATAAAATCTAGAACTGGCATTTCTGAGAGAAGAATTTCTAGATTAGAAGATAATGTCACTGAGATGGGTTATGAGGCAGCACTAAATGCAATTGAAATGGCTAATTGGGATATTAAAACGATTGATTTGATTGTTTTAGCTACGTCTACTCCTCATGATTTATTTGGTTCAGCGCCTTCTATTCAAGCTAAATTGGGGGCCTATAATGCTGTAGCTTTTGATTTAACTGCAGCATGTAGTGGTTTTTTATTCGCTTTAATAACAGCCACCCAATTCTTAAAAGGGGGGAGCTTTAAAAGGGCTATTGTTATAGGGGCAGATCAATTATCAAGCTTTGTTGATTGGAATGATAGAAGAAGTTGTATTCTCTTTGGAGATGGGGCGGGAGCATTAGCAGTTGAAGCCACAAATGAATTTGATAATTTCATTGGTTTTGATATGAGAACTGATGGAGAAAGGGGTTCTTTTCTTAATCTTCCATCAACAAATAATAAGGATTCAATAATTGATAACATTGATTTTTTAAGTGGAGGTTTTTCTCCAATTCAGATGAATGGACAGGAAGTGTATAAATTTGCAGTTAGAGAAGTTCCTATAATTCTGGAAAAGTTGTTTAGAAACACAAATTATAGTTCTGATAAAGTTGATTGGCTTGTATTGCATCAAGCTAATCAAAGAATATTAGATTCCGTAGGGGATAGGTTAAAAATTCCTAGAGAAAAAATTCTTAGTAATTTAGAAAAATATGGAAATACTTCAGCAGCAACAATTCCACTCATGATGGATGAGGCTATTAGAAATAATAGAATTAAACAAAATGATATTATTGCTTCAAGTGGTTTTGGGGCTGGGCTAAGTTGGGGTGCAGCCCTCATTAGATGGGGTTAA
- the fabD gene encoding ACP S-malonyltransferase: MTVAWVFPGQGSQKIGMAKQIENLPNTMERFSYASEIFKRNLFDICTLNSEPTNPLSDLNNTINTQICLFLVESILLDALKDNGFKPTYVAGHSLGEITALYCADVFSFEDCVSLIKVRSQLMVNAGKGSMAAVIGFDRNQLDLLVKKIDEIVIANDNSSSQVVLSGSNEALDNLSREISCKRFLKLNVSGAFHSPFMHEPSAKFAEYLKQIKFKNPSFPVISNYDPSLCSNPNELKIRLENQMCNGVRWRETMDLMAKDSDLHIVEIGPSNVLSGLGKRHLKDVKISQVSSSDQLTY, translated from the coding sequence ATGACAGTTGCATGGGTATTTCCTGGACAGGGTTCGCAAAAAATTGGAATGGCCAAACAAATTGAAAATTTGCCAAACACAATGGAGAGGTTTAGTTATGCCTCTGAGATATTTAAGAGGAATTTATTTGATATTTGTACATTAAATTCTGAACCCACAAATCCTCTTAGTGATTTGAATAACACAATAAATACACAAATTTGTCTTTTTTTAGTTGAATCGATTTTATTAGATGCCTTAAAGGATAACGGGTTCAAACCAACTTATGTTGCTGGGCATAGTCTAGGAGAAATTACGGCACTATATTGTGCGGATGTATTTTCATTCGAAGATTGTGTATCACTAATAAAAGTAAGATCTCAATTAATGGTAAATGCTGGGAAAGGATCTATGGCAGCAGTAATTGGTTTTGATAGAAATCAACTTGATTTATTAGTAAAAAAAATTGATGAAATTGTCATTGCTAATGATAATAGCTCCTCCCAAGTTGTCTTATCAGGATCTAATGAAGCATTAGATAATTTATCGAGAGAAATTTCTTGTAAAAGATTCTTGAAATTAAATGTTTCAGGTGCATTTCATTCGCCATTTATGCATGAACCTTCAGCAAAATTTGCTGAGTATTTAAAACAGATTAAATTTAAAAATCCTTCTTTTCCAGTCATAAGTAATTATGACCCTTCACTGTGTAGCAATCCAAATGAGCTTAAAATTAGATTAGAAAATCAAATGTGTAATGGAGTGAGGTGGCGAGAAACTATGGATTTAATGGCAAAAGATAGTGATCTTCATATTGTTGAAATTGGCCCCTCAAATGTACTTAGCGGTTTAGGAAAAAGACATCTGAAGGATGTAAAAATTTCTCAAGTTTCATCTTCTGATCAATTAACTTATTAA
- a CDS encoding lysophospholipid acyltransferase family protein translates to MDNDIFQKLIYQFISKFFVFPIYKFVFKGHLIGRENIPQKDSFIMVSNHGSLLDPPLLGHALGRNISFMAKAELFKIPFLGFVIESCGAYPVKRGIADKNTIKTACKKLSNNNCIGIFIDGTRQKNGRVNKPKQGAALLAYKNQKLLLPVAIVNSHRLVRFKFCIPFFSKIVIKVGKPVQPPQSSSRDDLNSVTIYLQDNINNLIG, encoded by the coding sequence ATGGACAATGATATTTTTCAAAAATTAATTTATCAATTTATTAGTAAATTTTTTGTATTCCCCATTTATAAATTTGTATTTAAAGGTCATTTAATAGGTAGAGAGAATATTCCGCAAAAAGATTCTTTTATAATGGTTTCTAATCATGGTTCTTTACTGGATCCGCCTTTATTAGGACATGCTCTTGGACGGAATATATCTTTTATGGCCAAGGCAGAGCTTTTTAAAATTCCTTTTCTCGGCTTTGTTATTGAGTCTTGTGGAGCCTATCCTGTAAAGAGAGGAATTGCTGATAAAAATACCATTAAAACAGCATGTAAAAAATTATCAAATAACAATTGTATAGGGATTTTTATTGATGGTACTCGTCAAAAAAATGGGCGAGTTAACAAGCCAAAACAAGGAGCTGCATTACTAGCCTATAAAAATCAAAAATTATTATTGCCTGTTGCAATCGTTAATTCACATAGATTAGTAAGATTTAAATTCTGTATTCCTTTCTTTTCAAAAATAGTTATTAAAGTGGGTAAACCTGTTCAACCGCCCCAAAGCTCATCAAGAGATGATCTAAATTCTGTAACCATTTACCTTCAAGATAATATTAATAATTTGATTGGATGA
- a CDS encoding molecular chaperone translates to MTHNLKPKQNHPTLVIHSTDNSFGFGYRKTNKIESDALFIKKFDNDLCNNLIVEFNKFISKDNLRKVNKISVSIGPANFNASRLIVVLARTISQQISCPLDSFSAFEIMAKRIASKNNIFSNKQSFWIYKKLKRDGFIAGKYTICHNATKKADLFIEETVLPKVIKELDSKELFFEAKYEDEEDLKALLDLSNKGGLNANLNSWQKVFPLYPISPIN, encoded by the coding sequence ATGACACATAATCTCAAACCAAAACAAAACCACCCAACATTAGTAATTCATAGCACGGACAATTCTTTTGGCTTTGGATATAGAAAAACCAACAAAATCGAATCTGATGCATTATTTATAAAAAAATTTGATAACGACTTATGTAACAACTTGATTGTTGAATTTAACAAATTCATTTCCAAAGACAATTTACGAAAAGTGAATAAGATATCTGTCAGCATAGGACCAGCAAATTTTAATGCTTCAAGACTTATTGTAGTTTTAGCAAGAACTATCTCACAACAAATAAGTTGTCCTTTAGACAGTTTTAGTGCATTTGAAATAATGGCAAAAAGAATCGCATCAAAAAATAATATTTTTTCAAATAAACAATCATTCTGGATTTATAAAAAATTAAAACGAGATGGGTTTATTGCTGGTAAATACACAATTTGTCATAACGCAACAAAAAAAGCGGATCTATTCATAGAAGAAACAGTTTTACCAAAAGTTATTAAAGAATTGGACAGTAAAGAACTTTTTTTTGAGGCTAAATATGAGGATGAAGAAGATTTAAAAGCATTATTAGATTTATCAAATAAAGGGGGGTTAAATGCAAATTTAAATTCATGGCAAAAAGTTTTTCCACTTTACCCCATTTCTCCAATTAATTAA
- a CDS encoding Ycf34 family protein, with protein MCICINCKWVDRCITYHEVENNHDVDNICAAPDFKAKKPFIHVSIVKDKNGTYKTDWDVQSCESFTNEFGKWSKCNPGMELPV; from the coding sequence ATGTGCATTTGCATCAACTGTAAATGGGTTGATAGATGTATCACATATCATGAAGTGGAAAACAATCATGATGTTGATAATATTTGTGCTGCGCCTGATTTTAAAGCAAAAAAACCGTTTATTCATGTCAGTATAGTTAAAGATAAAAATGGTACTTATAAAACTGATTGGGATGTTCAATCTTGTGAAAGTTTTACTAATGAATTTGGTAAATGGTCTAAATGTAATCCAGGAATGGAATTGCCTGTTTAA
- a CDS encoding CCA tRNA nucleotidyltransferase, translating to MKINKILTDHTRIIHEVERSIKFYNWSSILSFLPEGSYLVGGYIRDIILGRFTEELDVDIVVPLNAIEIGKKIAENTDSKLIILDKKREVVRIIFNHISIDIANQISSTIEGDLTNRDFSINSIAFLFDKKCLVDPLNGLKDLQFSLLRTYSEKNLLADPLRILRCLRFVSELSFKIDLKLITFIKKNKGNLSLVAKERINYEIQKIVNGANALEAVILVKKFNIFGSDELYKDSFFLDLRKINFEVLNNDEKETFLPLFFITQILDEVSLEKLKFSKAAIAKTKLLRKWHFLLKNKNIAQLNELDRFEFHQELEIFLPSFIFYLPQKLRFDWLNRWRDKDDKLFHPSNLLNGDLIKKNLKLKDGPILGKLLKYLSKELAYKRLNNFDEAIYKAKQWIEQNAPKCD from the coding sequence ATGAAAATTAATAAAATTCTAACCGATCATACACGAATAATTCATGAAGTAGAAAGAAGTATAAAATTTTATAATTGGAGTTCTATCTTATCTTTTTTACCTGAGGGATCATATTTAGTTGGTGGTTACATAAGAGACATTATTTTGGGAAGATTTACTGAAGAGTTAGATGTTGATATTGTTGTACCTTTAAATGCTATTGAAATTGGGAAAAAGATTGCAGAAAATACTGACTCTAAATTGATAATCTTGGATAAAAAAAGAGAAGTAGTAAGAATTATTTTTAATCATATTTCAATTGATATTGCTAATCAGATTTCTTCTACTATCGAGGGAGATTTGACTAATAGGGACTTCTCAATTAATTCAATTGCTTTTTTATTTGATAAGAAGTGTTTGGTTGATCCATTAAATGGCCTAAAAGATCTACAATTTTCTTTGTTGAGAACATATTCAGAAAAAAATTTATTGGCTGATCCTTTACGAATATTAAGATGTTTGCGTTTTGTTTCAGAATTGAGTTTTAAAATTGATCTAAAGTTAATTACTTTTATAAAAAAAAATAAAGGGAACCTATCTCTTGTTGCCAAAGAGAGGATTAATTATGAAATACAGAAAATAGTAAATGGGGCAAATGCCCTTGAGGCAGTAATTTTGGTAAAAAAATTTAATATCTTTGGATCTGATGAGTTATATAAAGATTCCTTTTTTTTGGATTTAAGGAAAATTAATTTTGAAGTACTGAATAATGATGAAAAGGAGACATTTTTACCATTATTTTTTATTACCCAGATTTTAGATGAAGTATCTCTAGAAAAACTTAAATTTAGTAAAGCTGCAATTGCAAAAACTAAGTTATTGCGAAAATGGCACTTTTTGTTGAAGAACAAAAATATCGCACAGTTAAATGAATTAGATAGATTTGAATTCCATCAAGAATTAGAGATTTTTCTTCCATCTTTTATTTTTTATTTACCTCAAAAATTACGCTTTGATTGGCTAAATAGATGGCGTGACAAGGACGATAAATTATTTCATCCCTCAAATTTACTTAATGGAGACTTAATTAAAAAAAATTTGAAATTAAAGGATGGGCCTATCTTAGGAAAGCTTTTAAAGTATCTTTCCAAGGAGCTTGCATACAAAAGATTGAATAATTTTGATGAAGCTATTTATAAAGCAAAGCAATGGATTGAACAAAATGCGCCAAAATGTGATTAA
- a CDS encoding RNA recognition motif domain-containing protein — protein MSIRIYIGNLPQGFNPKEFDKILKSVSDSIRFKAVLDKETKECRGFGFATANNEENANLLIQKLNGFEFNGSKIRVELSEKKDSVSNKRNSGNLNKNKKRKDFKKIVHSDAPNLEAPDLRWAGELSKLKDLLANQKTPA, from the coding sequence ATGAGCATTCGCATTTACATTGGCAACTTACCACAAGGATTTAATCCAAAAGAATTTGATAAAATTTTAAAATCAGTTTCTGATTCAATTAGATTTAAAGCAGTTTTAGATAAAGAAACTAAGGAATGCAGGGGGTTTGGTTTTGCGACAGCAAATAATGAAGAGAATGCTAATTTATTAATTCAAAAATTAAATGGTTTTGAATTTAATGGTTCCAAAATCAGGGTAGAGCTATCAGAAAAGAAAGATTCTGTTTCCAATAAAAGAAATAGTGGCAACCTTAATAAGAATAAAAAAAGGAAAGATTTCAAGAAAATTGTACACAGTGATGCTCCTAATCTTGAAGCACCTGATCTAAGATGGGCGGGTGAACTATCTAAATTAAAAGATTTGTTGGCTAACCAAAAGACACCTGCTTAA
- a CDS encoding phytoene synthase produces MKNSISQLDQAYEKCRKETQQWAKTFYLGTLLLPIQKRKAIWAIYVWCRRTDEIMDSIEASTKSQNELADDLDAWEENTKNVFKGDIKSDLDAVLVNTIEQYPQSIQPYLDMIEGQRMDLNKFRYSDFDELKLYCYRVAGTVGLMTQNVMGIDRAYTSAPWSAKPDPSEAAIALGIANQLTNILRDVGEDRQRGRIYLPQADLEKFNYSEEELLKGSINNQWKALMNFQLTRARDWFQKSEEGIKWLSSDARWPVWTSLRLYRGILDSIERLDYDVFNNRAFVKNSVKAFEIPICFLISRIK; encoded by the coding sequence TTGAAAAATTCAATTTCTCAACTAGATCAGGCATATGAAAAATGCCGTAAAGAAACTCAACAATGGGCTAAAACCTTTTACTTGGGAACTCTTCTACTCCCAATACAAAAGAGAAAAGCTATTTGGGCTATTTATGTATGGTGTAGAAGAACAGATGAAATAATGGATAGCATAGAAGCTTCCACTAAATCTCAAAATGAGCTTGCAGATGATTTAGATGCATGGGAAGAAAATACAAAGAATGTATTTAAAGGAGATATTAAATCTGATTTAGATGCAGTTTTAGTAAATACAATTGAACAATATCCACAAAGTATTCAACCTTACCTAGACATGATAGAAGGTCAAAGGATGGATCTTAATAAATTTAGATACAGTGATTTTGATGAATTAAAACTCTATTGTTATAGAGTCGCTGGAACCGTTGGTTTAATGACTCAGAATGTCATGGGGATTGATAGGGCTTATACATCAGCCCCATGGAGTGCTAAACCTGACCCCTCAGAAGCAGCTATAGCTTTAGGAATTGCTAATCAATTAACTAATATATTGAGAGATGTCGGAGAAGATAGACAAAGAGGTAGAATTTATCTCCCACAAGCAGATTTAGAAAAATTTAACTATTCTGAAGAAGAACTTTTAAAAGGCTCAATAAATAATCAGTGGAAGGCACTGATGAATTTTCAATTAACAAGAGCTCGCGATTGGTTTCAAAAGTCTGAAGAGGGGATTAAATGGCTATCTTCAGATGCAAGATGGCCAGTTTGGACATCCTTACGTCTCTACAGAGGAATATTAGATTCAATTGAAAGGTTAGACTATGACGTTTTTAATAACAGGGCTTTCGTAAAAAATTCAGTAAAAGCTTTTGAGATTCCTATATGTTTTTTAATTTCTCGAATTAAATAA